A region of the Oceanispirochaeta sp. genome:
GAGTGCTTAAGTCAGTAGGGAGCTTGACTACCACAGTTATAGGAGCCTCAGTTTTTGTAAATGTTATTACTTCTAATCAATACCTTGCTGTTATTATACCTGGGCAAATGTTTGAAGAGTCTTATAGAAATCACAAATTGAAGCTTAAAAATCTCACTAGTGCATTGGAGGCCGGTGGAACACTTACGGCGCCTCTTATTCCATGGAACAGTAATGCTGTGTTTGTATTTTTATCCCTTGGAGTCCCGGTAGTAAAGTTTGCTCCTTATGCTATATTGTGCTGGCTGACACCAATAATTGTGATAGTGTTTGCTTATTTCAACATTAAAATGGAGAGAACAAAAGCCCCTGGTGAAGAGCCTGAAGACCAGCAATAGTGAGATATACAGGAAATCTTGCAGATTTAGTTGTTTCACGTCAGATTTGTGACCCAACTGTTCTTGATATATTCCGAGAGTGCCAAGATGTCCACAGGTCATGGTGTTATCCAGGGATATAACGGCATAGCCGCCGTAGATGACAAACATCAACTGATTATCTTTGCAGATACATTCGATACGAAGGTCAGGCAGGTTGCCATTCTCAAAGAAGTGGCAGATAAGAATGGGCGGAATCCAATAGAAGAGATGAAAACCAAGATTGATACCCCTTACGGAAGAGCCATTTCTTCTCACAGAATGAGTACGGTGGAACCGGTTTTCGGACACATTGCCGGAATAAAGAAACTCAACCGTTTTACTTTGCGTGGTAAAGAGAAGGTCAGTACTCAATGACTTTTGTATTGCATAGTTCATAATATTGGAAAAATACAGAGGAATAGTGCATAAAAAGGGGTAGAGGAGATGGATTGGAGTATCGAGTGTCTGAGAGGCTAAGATACCCATTCTGATCGTATTTCAGCAAAGGAATCATGCTGTATATTGAAATAAAAATATAGACTTAGTAATGCCGGTACAACTTGATTTTGAAGGGTTTTCAAATTCTGTGAGGCGGATATTCTACAGTCTTGTTATGTGAACTTAAATTTATTTATCATGCATTGGAATAGGTTCTTTTGAATAGTTATTAGAATTAAGAATTTTAGACAACTCGAGACAGTATCGTCGCTTATCGGTAGTTGCTAGATCAAAGAATCTAGTAATTTCTCTTTGACTTATGAGAGGTCTCACAATAATATGACTTATATCGAATCTCTTATATGTCTATAAATTAATATCAAAAATGATAGATGAAGGGAATTAATATAATTATAATTATAATTATACGAATTCATGATAAAATGATAATAATTTAATATCATAAATTTAAGGCTATTCAATGAAAATTAAAATGAAACTGCTCGTCCTTATTTTATCTCTTTTGGTTGCCATGATTTTGACAATTGCTTTGTACATGGGATTTCAGCAATTGGTTAATGTTATACAAAGTGAAAAAGCAGAACTTCTCTATCTGAAAGATAGAGTACTTAATGAACAAAAGGAACTTTCCAATATCCTCTATGATGAAGTAATTATTTCCTTTCAAATTGAGAAACTGTACGAGGCTATTGCTGAAAAAGAAGAGGTCTTGGAGAACGTTAAAAACATGAAACGTCTATCAAACATAAATGAAACAGTTAAGTCTGCCCTTCGACGTATAGTAATACACGATGAAATACAGGTGGAAGCACAGGATAAACTTAGTATAGAGATTGAGGAATTATTGAGTGTTGCAGATGAGGTTTTTGCTGAAAAAATGGTTGGAATCAGGTCCGTATTTGCCTTTAATATGGTCGAAACAGATGCTTTTAGAGAATTTGATGGATATGAAAAATTAAACGACAGTGTCTATAGAACAAAAGTTCAGATTACTGCTCTAAATAGTGCTCTGGAAGGATCTCAAATTGAAATAGAAGAACAATATGCTATCATCGAAAAGCAGATTGAGTATTATACAAATCTCGGTTATCTCATTTCGGCGGGTTTTATGTTTATTGTTATTGTTTTATCGATTATTATTTCTTTTATTATTGCAGGTCAAATTGCCGGTTCAATTAGCAATCTAGAAACAAGTCTGTCAATTATGGCATCAGGTGATTTGACAAAAAGTATAAATGCCACAACTAGAGATGAAATGGGTCAATTGAGCAAGGATATGAGTGATTTCCAATCGGGGTTGAATCATTCTCTCAACAAAATTAAAGAAATTACACATATCAATAGCGAGGTAAAAGAGGAACTTATTTCAACAGCGACTGAAACTTCATCAGCTGCTGTGGAAATTTCAGCGAATGTAAATTCCATAAGTACACAAATGTCTTCTCTCGATGAGAATATTTCCCTCTCCAATAAAGGAGCCTTGGATATTGCCTCTTCTATCAGTGAATTGAACATGCACATCGGGGAACAGTCAGTTATGGTAGAGCAGTCTACAGCCTCCATTACCCAGATGATTGCTTCCATAGCAAATGTATCAAAACTTACTGAGAAAAATCAGGTGGTCATTAGTCAACTTGTTGAAACAGCAAATGAAGGTGATTTAAGGCTGACTGAAACAACCAACATCATCGAAGACATTAATGCCTCGGTCAATAGTATTAATAACATGGCCGGAATTATTCAGAGTATTTCTGCCCAGACAAATCTATTAGCCATGAATGCTGCTATTGAAGCAGCTCACGCTGGAGATCAGGGCAAGGGGTTTGCTGTTGTAGCAGATGAAATCCGGAAATTGGCAGGAGCATCAGCTAACAATACAAAAGAGATCTCAAAAACGCTCAAAAATATTATAGATAGAATAGAAAATGCTTCACAATCCGGTCTTAGTACTAGAAAGGCGTTTAGCAATATCAACAATAAAATAGAAAGCCTTTCGGAAGCCCTGCTGACAGTTTCTTCCAGTACAGAAGAACTTAATATTGGTGGAAAGCAAATACTCGAATCCATATCTAACCTCGGAGACATCTCCTCGGTGGTAAAAGAAAAATCTGATATCATAAAAACAAGCTCCGGATCAGTCAATGAGATAATGGGATCAGTTTCCGATATATCCAGAATGGTGACAAATGCTATAACCGAAGTTAATGTCGGTTTTAATGAAGTTACTGAAGCCATGGCCGGATTAAAAAGAATGTCCGATAAAATAAGTAATGTGAGTGAACAACTTATATCGGAAGTGGATACTTTTCATACAAATTAATGATAGGAATTTCTATAATCCCTGTCAATCAAATTCTCTGGAAGTGCAGCCAATTTCAGTCTCAGAAAATCTGGGAAATCAGCAGGTTACTGCTTTTTCGCCCTAAAAAACATCCACAACCATTGAATTACATTATGTACACATTCGCACAAAAGCAAAACTGTATTTTTCTTCATCCATTGGATATACTGCTCCCCCCGGCATCGAGAATGAAGAATTAATCTGATATTTCTGTATAATCCACCCCGGACGGTGCCCGACCAACCTTCTTCAGATGTTTAAGGATCCTTTTGATCTCAGCAGTATCCTGAATTACAGCAATCACTCTCATTTCCGAACCACATTTCGGACAAAGGAACGCATTAATATCATAGATCATTGATATCAACCGTGCCCAGGCTTTCCTACTTGCCTTTTCGGAAATATCACATTCAGTTTCTTCAGGCAATTCGTCCTCTAAAGAAAGAATCTGTTGTGCTGCTTTCCAGCCTTCCGGGGCATGACGAACCACATCGGGATGTTCTGACCTTTTCCCCCTGGTCCTGGAAGCATATAATCCATACCTTCGAATATACTGAATACCTTTTGGAGGGATATGTTGAGTCAACTCAGCCAGAAAATCACAACCGTTAAACATATGAATATTCTCACCAAAATATTTATTATATTGAGTCACAGCTGTCCAATATAAAAATGCCTCATAAACACAGCCCCATTTGACCACCTGAAAAAAACATTGATTCTGTCCCTGGTTTTGGTTTGTTCAACTACAGCCATATGTCTTTCCTCAGGAATAATAGAATTGGAATCCCCGCCATCAGTGAACCTACTGTCCACACTTGAGTCGATGAATCTGAAAGATATTTTAAAAGAAGAAATGAAATCATGGATATCTAACAATACTTTGAAAACTCTTTGTAATCGTTATAGCCTCTATAAAAACAAAAATGTATCCTTTTTTCTTTGGTATTTCACGTATAGCATTCATCTCATGTACTTTGGCATCTGTAAAAGTGACAAAGGACGGGATATAACCGGAATGATCCAGTTTGACATGCAACTGAAACCCTTGGTGTAGG
Encoded here:
- a CDS encoding Na+/H+ antiporter NhaC family protein — protein: VLKSVGSLTTTVIGASVFVNVITSNQYLAVIIPGQMFEESYRNHKLKLKNLTSALEAGGTLTAPLIPWNSNAVFVFLSLGVPVVKFAPYAILCWLTPIIVIVFAYFNIKMERTKAPGEEPEDQQ
- a CDS encoding transposase, whose product is MSTGHGVIQGYNGIAAVDDKHQLIIFADTFDTKVRQVAILKEVADKNGRNPIEEMKTKIDTPYGRAISSHRMSTVEPVFGHIAGIKKLNRFTLRGKEKVSTQ
- a CDS encoding methyl-accepting chemotaxis protein; the protein is MKIKMKLLVLILSLLVAMILTIALYMGFQQLVNVIQSEKAELLYLKDRVLNEQKELSNILYDEVIISFQIEKLYEAIAEKEEVLENVKNMKRLSNINETVKSALRRIVIHDEIQVEAQDKLSIEIEELLSVADEVFAEKMVGIRSVFAFNMVETDAFREFDGYEKLNDSVYRTKVQITALNSALEGSQIEIEEQYAIIEKQIEYYTNLGYLISAGFMFIVIVLSIIISFIIAGQIAGSISNLETSLSIMASGDLTKSINATTRDEMGQLSKDMSDFQSGLNHSLNKIKEITHINSEVKEELISTATETSSAAVEISANVNSISTQMSSLDENISLSNKGALDIASSISELNMHIGEQSVMVEQSTASITQMIASIANVSKLTEKNQVVISQLVETANEGDLRLTETTNIIEDINASVNSINNMAGIIQSISAQTNLLAMNAAIEAAHAGDQGKGFAVVADEIRKLAGASANNTKEISKTLKNIIDRIENASQSGLSTRKAFSNINNKIESLSEALLTVSSSTEELNIGGKQILESISNLGDISSVVKEKSDIIKTSSGSVNEIMGSVSDISRMVTNAITEVNVGFNEVTEAMAGLKRMSDKISNVSEQLISEVDTFHTN
- a CDS encoding transposase, translating into MVKWGCVYEAFLYWTAVTQYNKYFGENIHMFNGCDFLAELTQHIPPKGIQYIRRYGLYASRTRGKRSEHPDVVRHAPEGWKAAQQILSLEDELPEETECDISEKASRKAWARLISMIYDINAFLCPKCGSEMRVIAVIQDTAEIKRILKHLKKVGRAPSGVDYTEISD
- a CDS encoding DUF4372 domain-containing protein, whose amino-acid sequence is MSHKDTNFQQFLQLITRHDFEKWVKKHRGEAYTKGFSCMSNWIIPVISRPLSLLQMPKYMR